In Gloeocapsa sp. DLM2.Bin57, one genomic interval encodes:
- a CDS encoding CYTH domain-containing protein: MPTEIERKFLVKPAQWRSPNPGVFYSQGYLTTNQGLTVRVRIAGAQAFLTIKGPTQNYSRLEFEYPIPLADAQIMLDTLCDRPLIEKIRYQVQHQGLIWSIDEFKGDNAGLMIAEVELTTENQLVELPDWVGEEVSHDTKYYNASLVKYPYSQW, encoded by the coding sequence ATGCCTACAGAAATAGAACGTAAATTTCTCGTTAAACCAGCACAATGGCGATCGCCTAATCCTGGTGTTTTTTATTCTCAAGGTTATCTTACTACTAATCAGGGTTTAACCGTGCGGGTACGTATCGCAGGTGCGCAAGCTTTTCTCACTATCAAAGGACCTACTCAAAATTACTCTAGATTAGAGTTTGAGTACCCTATTCCCCTAGCTGATGCTCAAATCATGTTAGATACCCTTTGCGATCGCCCTTTAATCGAAAAAATTCGTTATCAAGTACAACATCAAGGCTTAATTTGGTCAATAGATGAGTTTAAGGGTGATAATGCAGGGTTAATGATTGCTGAAGTGGAATTAACGACAGAAAATCAATTAGTTGAATTACCAGATTGGGTCGGAGAAGAAGTGTCTCATGATACTAAGTACTATAACGCTAGTTTAGTTAAATATCCTTATTCTCAATGGTAA